GACGTAGGAGAGGATGCCGTTCATCCCGATCATGCCGTCGATCGAGGAGATGTTCAGGATCGAGCCTCCCCCGCTCTCGCGCATCGCGGGGACGACCGCGCGCATGCCCAGGAACACCCCGGTCTGATTGACCTCGGTGACCCGTCGATAGCTCTCGAGGGTCATCTCGGTGAGGGGTGCGCCCTCGGCGATCCCGGCATTGTTCACCAGGATGTCCAGGCGACCGAAGGCGTCGATCGTCGCCCCTACCACGTCCGCCCAGGCGTCTTCGCCGGTCACGTCGAGGCGCTGGTAGCGGGCCGCCGCCCCGATCTGTTCGGCCGCCGCCTTGCCTTCGTCATCGCGGACGTCGCAGAGCATCACCTTCCCGCCTTCGGCCACGAAGAGCTCGGCCTCGGCGAGTCCCATACCGCGTGCCGCCCCGGTGACCAGCGCCACCTTTCCTTCCAAACGTCCCGTCATGCGAATGCGCTCCTCACTGGGTTTCACCCGCTTCCACGGCGGGCAGCCAATCGAAGTCACCGAACTCCGGTCGCCGGAGCAGGTCGTGGAAGTGTCTCGCCGACCACG
This region of Myxococcota bacterium genomic DNA includes:
- a CDS encoding glucose 1-dehydrogenase, whose protein sequence is MTGRLEGKVALVTGAARGMGLAEAELFVAEGGKVMLCDVRDDEGKAAAEQIGAAARYQRLDVTGEDAWADVVGATIDAFGRLDILVNNAGIAEGAPLTEMTLESYRRVTEVNQTGVFLGMRAVVPAMRESGGGSILNISSIDGMIGMNGILSYVASKWAVRGMTKAAAMELAPFGIRVNSIHPGFIETKLGAPDGTDPALTTGLVAQHAERLAPLGRIGAPEEIAKLALFLASDESSYSTGSEFVADGGLIAGYPAPGTEF